One window of the Streptosporangiales bacterium genome contains the following:
- a CDS encoding helix-turn-helix domain-containing protein — MRLVNVWPMRCRGKYRPVMDTRVFTLRLMMRTGEARRRREAVGASYPEAGESASPPVHPSTIHRWETGERLPHGAAAVAYLDVLEAFARLIEREGAA; from the coding sequence ATGCGACTGGTCAACGTGTGGCCGATGCGTTGTCGAGGGAAGTACCGTCCCGTCATGGATACCAGAGTCTTCACGTTGCGGCTGATGATGAGGACAGGCGAGGCACGGCGCCGCCGCGAAGCCGTTGGCGCCAGCTACCCAGAAGCCGGCGAATCGGCGAGTCCGCCAGTGCACCCAAGCACCATCCACCGCTGGGAGACCGGCGAACGTCTTCCGCATGGCGCCGCCGCAGTCGCGTATCTGGACGTGCTCGAAGCATTCGCGCGGTTGATCGAGCGGGAGGGTGCGGCATGA